The DNA sequence ACATCGAAGCGTTTGACTACCATTGCCATTCTTCCTTTTCCCACTCTGTTTGTACGCTCAAATCGTCGTCGATGATCTTATCGTCGCTGCTTTCAGCCATGAGTTTGAATTTTTCTCCCCATCCTTGACGGGGATGTGAAGCTGAGCGGATGATGATCTTTTCATCCTCTACATCAAGCTCAACTTCAGTTCCAAGGTGGCTCTGCTGAAGGAGAACCTTGGGGATTCTTATACCTTGCGAATTGCCTATGCGAATAATGCTTGTCCTCATATATGATTTCCTCCGTTAAA is a window from the Geoanaerobacter pelophilus genome containing:
- a CDS encoding AbrB/MazE/SpoVT family DNA-binding domain-containing protein codes for the protein MRTSIIRIGNSQGIRIPKVLLQQSHLGTEVELDVEDEKIIIRSASHPRQGWGEKFKLMAESSDDKIIDDDLSVQTEWEKEEWQW